In Limibacter armeniacum, a single window of DNA contains:
- a CDS encoding HYR domain-containing protein: MYRMRPATIFFVLLHLFTLLSQANAAFVSGFDKMPHTVVPFMEVAEPATVASFACEPWSISKNAGVFQEEVCDLSVPYVWDYEGTLAFDLIGDDEVDKLYCDRSVYTFTQSPAEGYEVTVGETLEGGTVDRVNASLIRVPVVIKIMEGSVEVDSETIMYYAYSPATNLPTMSGVPSDQTQYVYNLGCFYLMLSDYTSGITATDACGNILDVSQSIPPLTSLGKGDHEIEFTATDKLGRTITNSFTLSILDNTKPVIGTFADKSYTLISSTCNYAFPDLDSEVRSISYDNCTGDADLGITYKLDGSVVVAGDSIEAGSYTLEVTVTDESGNFRTKTCNFEILDVTAPVITSAPVSYTGYTASGTCNYALPDMRGSIVVDESCSYTITQSPAGGTSLTVGTHTIQFTVTDDSGNSDLEAITVTVVDNEYPIIDTSDITVNRSGNCTYLVPDLEPLVGHSDNCGISSFTQDLTIGDAITSNTAVVVKVKDLSGNETVETINLILGDDVTAPVISFTNTEITVSAGDSCLGTIPDLVKGLDFTVTDNCTAEAAILIEHDLQEGQEVTAGNYTLTIKATDEKGNVGSSDILVKVVEDKDPTIGYTGGTYTINTEPGECKGVVPDYTKLTGFTFDDNCSLPADPISYSIDPDSKLDIGSYSQTITVTDASGNTSSVVVPLVVRDNEKPFSVTLPDTLRLTLDASACIATVPDFLSIAPYSTEIEFGDNCSSSLTIVPSISVGSTLGVGVTTVIYTVTDEASNVETFDLPLKVTDDQSPTATFPSDMTIAAEVGECFAYAPDLVSLITDEADNCGTPTVTQDKLAGTDQIPVGSTMPIQVTVTDNNGNSISHTVNVTAEDKEKPTISYKVGIQPIEWNALAGVCNAKVVDVKQYLNISDNCTAVSDLTFSQSPVADNINTLNVGVHSITATVTDEAGNVETFSVEVEVLDSEAPTITKCVSPIVYEITDDSPKYPIEDLTSLVEAWDNCTALTVSQSVAAGDSLDIGTHAITFTVTDDAGNNTTCTTQVTVVDLYAPEIRDCLPSGLSLSQLPDQCVGEMPDLESYIDIHENDPKGYTFTQSPVKGTYHLVGDVSVTITVADPSGNTATCSTTVTFIDDTAPVILQCPSSRTVSSDASCKGIVPDFTSSLIATDNCPGTLEVEQSLKADSLVDVGVYTITLTVKDASGNTDSCDVQLTVEDQQAPVLVVTTDTVEVKIGNACSVAVVGLPNLSAYYSATDNCTAVNDIIYELQSASGLDLEVGVQDLIVKATDEEGNFTEETLTVMVMDEEAPTLVQNASVLVETEADACEGIVPDLSAYVTATDACGTTVTLSQSVAAGSNIPLGNSVVSVMATDIFGNKDTLDIDITVSDNQQPVISKCPSDTVYAVTTNVCSVLLDDLTGILEASDNCPDALTVVQSPVAGTVLGFGTHEITFTVTDKSGNNSICTSTVTVEDKFAPSVISCAEGVEVDAVSGQCFGIMPNLTTLVSYEENCSGTASIIQTPVAGSFHDVGIVEVTLTLTDEAGNTDSCKTTITINDVTAPEITRCPEDLAVSAEASLCEGIIPDFTSGLTYMENCTGATVSQVPVAGGTLPVGTHDIKLLVTDAAGLMDSCLVSLTIEDQEKPSLLVTTGTVDIKIGNECSIAIADLPDLSTHYSATDNCTATGEITFSYASASGSILNVGMQDLVVRATDKAGNFAEGVLKVKIMDEEAPILTQNKPVQVFTEEGTCEGVLPDLSEYVTATDACTTIITITQSMAEGSLIPLSTTTVEVTATDAFGNSSAISVDVEVSDNEKPNVLTCPSDTTYQITTVDCTVLLDDLTSRVLATDNCDTSLTVEQSPAAGTALGFGTHEITFTVTDDSGNAVICKSAVSVEDKFAPSVISCAEGVEVDAVADQCFGVMPDLTGLVSYEENCSGTVNVVQVPVAGSFHNVGTVSVTLTLTDVSGNSNTCETSIEVKDITSPVITLCPNTRTITAEAGTCQGVVPDFTSGVTYDENCTGVTVTQSPSAGSYLAVGSHAITLTVEDAAGLTDACTTTLTIEDRDAPIIVSCPENNTVELTSEGNWIAPDLTGGIVATDNCTDASALEITQVPASGELIEVAPTEEPMVQLTVKDAYGNEAFCTVSIELVDVTAPVLTVLNGQVTLETASGCTAQLPDLFENISAVDNLTLTENLNWSQSPVSGTALPVGTHDVRVSVSDEAGNTATESLTVIVEDRQSPILTGCDNIVSIDLTSGSMVQVPDLSVLLTYSDNCSDVTDLVFTQSPTVNDSLGIGSHDIAVTVSDAEGNMVGCTVNVVVVDKVAPVVLACPQDRTLLADSGCEIILPNFTGQLEVFDNYTLSENIVYSQQPQPGTALTVGNHTVEVTAIDEGGNQVSCNVQVDVVDVTAPSFIYCPSDIQMSVSFGTSEIAVEWNQPEAVDNCSRQLTYSSTHTSGELFALGKTTVSTKVTDEAGNSAACTFTVTVKEENLPPVAEDVLLVMDEDGELRGNLFEYIIDPENNSMLVDEFPIALPDNGSVELSADGQFIYKPKANYYGTDYFTYIVREDRPNNALADTATVSITVKPVNDKPVAEDSYVEAVEQEPVEICLAVDDIDEDILQIRQILEGPQYGSEVTIDQESLCITYTPNANYFGEDYIIVQVCDRLEGGACVEVQVYVDVSLNDEVIVYGGFSPNWDGINDQWLIKGIEQYTYSKVRVFNRFGTVVFETENYDNAKNFWNGHYLNNTSKESPQGTYYYVITLKDENGRIEDLKGTVEVKR; encoded by the coding sequence ATGTACAGGATGAGACCTGCGACTATCTTTTTTGTATTGCTACACTTATTCACGTTGCTTTCCCAAGCAAATGCTGCATTTGTGTCTGGTTTTGACAAAATGCCACACACTGTTGTGCCATTTATGGAAGTGGCTGAACCAGCGACTGTTGCTTCATTTGCCTGTGAACCTTGGTCTATTTCAAAAAATGCAGGCGTGTTTCAGGAAGAGGTATGTGACCTTTCTGTTCCATATGTTTGGGACTATGAAGGTACACTGGCTTTTGACCTGATAGGAGATGATGAGGTTGACAAGCTTTACTGTGATAGAAGTGTTTATACATTTACCCAAAGCCCTGCGGAAGGTTATGAGGTTACAGTTGGGGAGACATTGGAAGGTGGTACAGTCGACCGTGTTAATGCCAGTCTTATTAGGGTGCCTGTCGTGATCAAGATAATGGAGGGGAGCGTAGAGGTAGATTCAGAAACAATCATGTATTATGCTTACTCTCCAGCCACCAATCTACCCACTATGTCAGGAGTGCCTTCTGATCAAACCCAGTATGTATATAACTTAGGCTGTTTTTACCTGATGTTGTCTGATTATACATCCGGAATTACGGCAACAGATGCTTGTGGAAATATTTTGGATGTTTCTCAGTCTATTCCGCCATTGACCTCATTAGGAAAAGGAGATCATGAGATAGAATTTACGGCAACCGATAAGTTAGGTAGAACAATAACAAATTCGTTTACATTATCAATTCTAGACAATACTAAGCCTGTAATAGGAACATTTGCAGACAAGTCTTATACACTTATTTCATCAACCTGTAACTATGCATTTCCTGACTTGGACAGTGAGGTACGGAGTATTTCATATGATAACTGTACTGGTGATGCTGACTTGGGTATTACATATAAACTCGACGGTTCTGTAGTAGTAGCAGGTGATAGTATTGAGGCTGGTTCATATACATTGGAGGTAACAGTAACAGATGAGAGTGGTAATTTTAGAACAAAGACCTGCAATTTTGAAATCTTGGATGTGACAGCTCCTGTTATAACCTCTGCACCAGTATCCTATACAGGTTATACTGCATCAGGGACTTGTAACTACGCTTTACCTGATATGAGAGGAAGTATAGTTGTGGATGAAAGCTGTTCATATACCATTACTCAATCTCCTGCAGGAGGAACATCTCTCACTGTGGGTACTCACACAATCCAGTTTACGGTTACAGATGATTCAGGAAATTCCGATCTGGAAGCAATTACGGTTACAGTTGTCGACAATGAATATCCGATTATAGATACATCCGACATAACAGTAAACAGGTCAGGGAACTGTACCTATCTGGTGCCTGATCTGGAGCCTTTGGTTGGACATTCTGACAATTGTGGCATATCCAGTTTTACACAGGACTTGACCATTGGAGATGCAATCACTTCAAATACGGCTGTCGTAGTCAAGGTGAAGGATTTGAGTGGCAATGAAACAGTTGAGACAATAAACCTGATCCTTGGGGATGATGTAACAGCTCCAGTAATCAGTTTTACAAATACTGAGATAACAGTCAGTGCAGGTGATAGCTGTTTAGGAACTATTCCAGACTTGGTTAAAGGGTTGGACTTTACTGTTACAGATAACTGTACTGCAGAGGCTGCTATACTGATAGAGCATGACTTGCAGGAAGGGCAGGAAGTGACTGCTGGAAATTACACCTTAACCATCAAGGCTACTGATGAAAAAGGGAATGTTGGTTCGAGTGATATTCTGGTTAAGGTAGTAGAGGACAAGGACCCGACAATTGGTTATACAGGGGGGACTTATACAATAAATACGGAGCCAGGTGAGTGTAAAGGGGTAGTTCCTGATTATACAAAATTGACAGGCTTCACTTTTGATGATAACTGTAGTTTACCAGCAGACCCTATTTCATATTCTATTGATCCAGATTCAAAACTAGATATAGGCTCGTATAGCCAAACCATAACTGTTACGGATGCTTCAGGCAATACGAGCTCAGTAGTAGTGCCTTTAGTCGTTAGGGACAATGAAAAACCTTTTAGTGTTACCCTGCCTGATACATTAAGGCTAACGCTTGATGCAAGTGCTTGTATAGCTACTGTTCCTGATTTTTTAAGTATAGCTCCTTACAGTACCGAAATCGAATTTGGAGATAACTGTTCGTCCTCATTGACGATTGTTCCTTCTATTTCTGTAGGAAGTACCTTGGGTGTAGGAGTGACTACAGTGATCTATACGGTTACAGATGAAGCTTCAAACGTTGAGACTTTTGATTTACCATTGAAAGTGACAGATGACCAATCTCCTACAGCAACTTTCCCTTCAGATATGACCATAGCCGCAGAAGTTGGGGAATGCTTTGCCTATGCGCCTGATCTAGTGAGTTTGATTACGGACGAGGCAGACAATTGTGGAACGCCTACTGTAACGCAGGATAAGTTGGCAGGAACAGATCAAATACCTGTTGGATCAACAATGCCAATACAGGTAACCGTAACAGATAACAATGGCAATAGTATCTCCCATACAGTCAATGTAACTGCTGAGGATAAAGAGAAACCAACTATAAGTTACAAAGTTGGCATTCAGCCCATAGAATGGAATGCATTGGCAGGGGTTTGCAATGCCAAAGTGGTAGATGTAAAGCAATACCTGAATATATCTGATAACTGTACAGCCGTCTCTGACTTGACATTCAGCCAATCACCTGTAGCAGATAATATCAATACCTTGAATGTTGGTGTTCATTCAATTACAGCCACTGTAACCGATGAAGCTGGTAATGTAGAGACTTTTAGTGTGGAGGTAGAGGTACTGGACTCGGAAGCGCCTACAATTACCAAATGCGTATCACCTATTGTTTATGAAATCACGGATGATTCTCCAAAGTATCCGATAGAAGACCTTACAAGTTTAGTGGAGGCTTGGGATAACTGTACTGCTTTGACTGTCTCACAGTCTGTGGCAGCAGGCGATTCATTAGATATAGGAACACATGCCATCACCTTTACAGTAACGGACGACGCAGGAAATAATACAACCTGTACAACACAAGTGACCGTGGTGGATTTATATGCTCCTGAAATCAGGGACTGCTTGCCATCGGGATTAAGCCTTTCCCAATTACCTGATCAGTGTGTGGGTGAAATGCCAGACTTGGAGAGTTATATTGATATCCATGAGAATGACCCTAAAGGCTATACTTTTACACAAAGTCCGGTTAAGGGAACCTACCATTTGGTGGGAGATGTATCAGTAACCATTACAGTGGCAGACCCTTCAGGAAATACGGCAACTTGCAGTACGACCGTCACATTTATTGACGATACAGCGCCTGTGATTTTACAGTGCCCTTCGAGTAGAACTGTAAGTAGTGATGCCAGCTGTAAAGGGATTGTACCAGACTTTACTTCCTCATTGATTGCTACAGACAATTGCCCAGGTACATTGGAAGTGGAACAAAGTCTGAAAGCAGATTCCTTGGTAGATGTTGGCGTATATACCATTACGCTTACAGTAAAAGATGCTTCTGGAAATACAGATTCATGCGATGTCCAGCTTACAGTAGAGGACCAGCAAGCGCCAGTATTGGTGGTTACAACTGATACAGTAGAAGTTAAAATAGGAAATGCATGCAGTGTCGCTGTTGTAGGTTTGCCAAATTTATCTGCTTATTACAGTGCAACAGATAATTGTACAGCGGTAAACGATATTATATATGAATTGCAATCAGCTTCAGGGTTGGACCTTGAGGTAGGGGTACAAGACTTGATTGTAAAGGCAACGGATGAAGAAGGGAATTTTACGGAAGAAACCCTGACTGTGATGGTGATGGATGAGGAAGCGCCAACGCTTGTTCAAAATGCATCGGTACTGGTTGAGACAGAAGCAGATGCTTGCGAAGGGATAGTGCCGGACCTGTCTGCCTATGTCACGGCGACGGATGCTTGTGGAACCACTGTAACACTCTCACAATCTGTAGCGGCGGGAAGCAATATCCCATTAGGCAATTCTGTAGTCAGCGTGATGGCTACCGACATTTTTGGTAATAAAGACACACTTGATATTGATATAACGGTTTCAGACAATCAGCAACCGGTTATTTCAAAATGCCCAAGTGATACGGTTTACGCTGTTACTACAAATGTTTGTTCAGTTCTTTTAGATGACCTGACAGGTATTTTGGAAGCTTCCGATAATTGTCCTGATGCGTTAACTGTCGTACAATCGCCGGTGGCGGGGACCGTATTAGGTTTTGGGACACATGAAATTACATTTACAGTAACAGATAAAAGCGGAAATAATAGTATCTGTACAAGTACTGTAACGGTAGAAGATAAATTTGCGCCATCAGTTATCAGTTGTGCAGAAGGGGTAGAAGTGGATGCTGTTTCTGGTCAGTGTTTTGGTATTATGCCTAACCTGACAACCCTAGTGAGTTATGAGGAAAACTGCTCAGGAACTGCGTCTATTATCCAAACACCAGTGGCAGGTAGTTTCCATGATGTGGGTATTGTGGAAGTGACGCTGACGCTGACTGACGAAGCAGGTAATACGGATTCGTGTAAGACAACCATTACCATCAATGATGTTACTGCTCCTGAAATTACAAGATGTCCAGAAGACCTTGCAGTTTCAGCAGAAGCGAGTCTATGTGAAGGAATTATTCCTGACTTCACTTCCGGATTGACCTATATGGAAAACTGTACAGGAGCAACCGTTTCACAAGTACCAGTAGCGGGCGGAACACTTCCTGTAGGAACACATGATATCAAACTGTTGGTGACCGATGCGGCAGGATTAATGGATTCTTGTCTTGTATCACTAACCATAGAAGATCAAGAAAAACCTTCATTGCTGGTAACGACAGGTACGGTAGACATTAAGATTGGCAATGAATGTAGCATCGCTATCGCAGACCTTCCAGATTTATCAACTCATTATAGTGCCACAGACAATTGTACAGCTACAGGTGAAATTACTTTTTCATATGCTTCTGCCAGCGGTTCAATCTTGAATGTAGGAATGCAAGACTTGGTAGTCAGGGCGACAGATAAAGCAGGCAACTTTGCTGAAGGGGTTCTGAAAGTAAAGATAATGGATGAAGAGGCGCCAATACTTACACAGAATAAACCTGTACAGGTATTTACAGAAGAAGGAACTTGTGAAGGTGTATTGCCTGATCTTTCTGAATATGTTACGGCAACTGATGCTTGTACTACAATAATAACCATCACCCAATCAATGGCTGAAGGAAGTTTGATTCCTTTATCCACTACAACTGTGGAAGTGACAGCTACTGATGCATTCGGAAACAGCAGTGCTATTTCTGTAGATGTAGAAGTCTCTGACAATGAAAAACCAAATGTCCTGACTTGTCCAAGTGATACAACCTATCAGATCACTACAGTTGACTGTACGGTTCTGTTGGATGATTTGACGAGTAGGGTATTGGCAACAGACAATTGTGATACTTCATTAACTGTAGAGCAGTCACCAGCAGCAGGTACTGCTTTAGGGTTTGGAACGCATGAAATAACGTTCACCGTAACAGATGATAGTGGTAATGCAGTAATCTGTAAATCAGCTGTTTCAGTGGAAGATAAGTTTGCCCCATCTGTCATCAGTTGTGCCGAAGGGGTAGAGGTTGATGCTGTTGCAGACCAATGTTTTGGGGTAATGCCTGATTTGACTGGGTTGGTAAGTTATGAGGAGAATTGCTCAGGAACGGTAAATGTGGTTCAGGTTCCAGTAGCAGGAAGTTTTCATAATGTAGGTACAGTATCCGTAACACTTACCTTGACAGATGTTTCGGGTAACAGCAATACATGTGAAACCAGTATAGAGGTAAAAGATATAACGAGCCCTGTCATTACCTTATGTCCAAATACTAGAACAATAACAGCCGAGGCAGGTACGTGCCAAGGAGTAGTGCCTGATTTTACTTCAGGTGTTACCTATGATGAAAATTGTACAGGAGTTACAGTTACACAGTCACCGAGTGCTGGTAGTTACTTGGCTGTAGGAAGCCATGCGATTACTTTGACTGTTGAGGATGCAGCAGGTCTGACAGATGCATGTACTACAACATTGACTATTGAGGATAGGGATGCTCCAATCATCGTTTCTTGTCCCGAAAATAATACAGTTGAGTTGACCTCTGAAGGTAATTGGATAGCGCCAGATCTGACAGGAGGAATTGTCGCAACGGATAATTGTACTGATGCTTCAGCATTGGAGATAACTCAGGTTCCAGCTTCAGGCGAATTGATAGAGGTAGCCCCAACCGAAGAACCAATGGTTCAACTGACAGTGAAAGATGCTTACGGAAATGAAGCTTTTTGTACAGTATCAATTGAATTGGTGGATGTGACAGCACCTGTACTGACCGTTCTGAATGGGCAAGTAACGTTGGAGACTGCAAGCGGATGTACAGCCCAGCTTCCTGATTTATTTGAGAATATTTCAGCCGTTGATAACCTAACTTTAACTGAAAACCTGAATTGGAGTCAGTCTCCAGTGTCGGGAACGGCTTTACCTGTAGGAACTCATGATGTGAGGGTTTCAGTATCAGATGAAGCAGGCAATACAGCAACCGAGTCCTTGACAGTGATTGTAGAGGATAGGCAAAGTCCAATATTGACAGGTTGTGACAACATTGTATCAATTGACTTGACAAGTGGTAGCATGGTGCAAGTGCCTGACTTATCTGTCCTGTTGACTTATTCGGACAATTGTAGTGATGTAACAGATCTTGTATTTACCCAGTCACCGACAGTCAATGATTCTTTGGGAATAGGCAGCCATGATATTGCAGTAACAGTATCGGATGCAGAAGGAAATATGGTAGGCTGTACAGTCAATGTGGTGGTTGTGGATAAGGTAGCGCCAGTAGTGTTGGCTTGTCCGCAAGATAGAACACTCTTGGCTGATAGTGGATGTGAAATTATCCTTCCCAACTTTACAGGTCAATTGGAAGTGTTTGATAATTACACCCTTTCTGAGAACATCGTATACAGTCAGCAGCCACAACCGGGTACAGCCTTGACAGTTGGCAATCATACTGTGGAAGTAACAGCCATAGATGAAGGCGGAAATCAGGTGAGTTGTAATGTTCAGGTAGATGTGGTGGATGTGACAGCTCCTAGCTTTATCTATTGTCCATCAGACATACAGATGAGTGTGTCATTTGGCACTTCAGAAATAGCAGTGGAATGGAATCAGCCAGAAGCCGTTGACAATTGCTCAAGACAGTTGACCTATTCCTCAACGCATACATCAGGAGAGTTGTTTGCCTTGGGAAAAACAACTGTATCAACAAAGGTGACTGATGAAGCAGGTAATAGTGCTGCTTGTACATTTACGGTGACTGTTAAAGAAGAAAACTTACCGCCAGTGGCAGAGGATGTCTTATTGGTGATGGATGAAGATGGTGAATTGAGAGGAAACCTTTTTGAGTATATCATTGATCCTGAAAATAATTCGATGTTGGTGGATGAGTTTCCTATTGCACTTCCTGACAACGGAAGTGTTGAACTTAGTGCAGATGGTCAATTCATCTATAAACCAAAAGCGAACTACTACGGTACAGACTACTTTACCTATATCGTTCGGGAAGACCGTCCGAATAATGCACTTGCAGATACAGCAACAGTCTCTATTACAGTGAAACCTGTCAATGACAAGCCTGTGGCAGAAGACAGTTACGTGGAAGCTGTTGAGCAGGAGCCAGTAGAAATCTGTTTGGCAGTGGATGATATTGATGAGGATATACTTCAAATAAGGCAAATCTTGGAAGGCCCACAATATGGAAGCGAAGTCACAATTGATCAGGAATCACTTTGCATTACTTACACACCTAATGCCAACTATTTTGGTGAAGATTATATCATAGTCCAAGTTTGTGACAGGCTTGAAGGAGGAGCGTGTGTAGAAGTTCAGGTATATGTAGATGTCAGCCTTAATGACGAGGTGATTGTATATGGAGGTTTTTCACCCAACTGGGATGGCATCAATGACCAATGGTTGATCAAAGGTATTGAACAATACACCTACAGTAAGGTGAGGGTTTTCAACAGGTTCGGTACAGTGGTTTTTGAAACAGAAAACTATGACAACGCCAAGAACTTCTGGAATGGTCATTACCTGAATAATACAAGTAAGGAGTCTCCACAAGGTACTTACTATTATGTGATTACATTGAAAGATGAGAATGGCAGGATAGAAGACCTGAAAGGTACTGTAGAAGTCAAAAGATGA